From a single Cyclobacterium marinum DSM 745 genomic region:
- a CDS encoding ATP-binding protein, with product MKSIKISIPSLIENITIVESFIDNAKEKFQINDDIYGNIMISVTECVNNAIIHGNKSNKNSMVKLELLFFDNQIKFIVEDEGNGFDYQHLNDPTAMENLEKAGGRGVFIMRHLSDEVAFDNDGSKITLTFYMN from the coding sequence ATGAAATCAATAAAAATTTCCATTCCATCTTTGATTGAAAATATAACTATCGTTGAAAGTTTTATTGATAATGCCAAAGAAAAGTTTCAGATCAACGACGATATCTACGGTAATATCATGATTTCAGTAACTGAATGCGTCAATAATGCAATCATCCATGGAAACAAGTCCAATAAAAACAGCATGGTTAAATTAGAATTATTATTCTTTGACAATCAGATTAAGTTTATCGTAGAAGATGAGGGCAATGGTTTTGATTACCAACACCTTAACGACCCAACAGCAATGGAAAATTTAGAGAAAGCAGGAGGTAGAGGGGTTTTCATAATGAGACATTTAAGTGATGAAGTAGCGTTTGACAACGATGGTAGTAAAATAACACTTACTTTTTATATGAATTAA
- a CDS encoding class I SAM-dependent methyltransferase, whose protein sequence is MYERLTKCPVCKSEQFINHLVVKDHAISKESFIICECTNCQLWFTNPRPDEENILKYYDKPNYISHQNKSRNLTDIVYNVIRKYTLEQKLNWLNTRIPKKGRMLDYGCGVGLFPKTCQKNGWEAYGMEPNQKAATIAKVENNVNMIQDFNDLQKLKKFDAITLFHVLEHIHKLHETIDVLLGRLKKRGLLFLAVPNRDSLDSGTFKEDWAALDVPRHLYHFNKQSMNFFVDQHQCRVVDTIPLPFDSYYVSLLSHQAKGHKNKYLKAIKSGYQSNKHAKTNDNNYSSLLFVIKKK, encoded by the coding sequence ATGTATGAAAGGTTAACGAAATGTCCTGTATGCAAAAGTGAACAGTTCATCAATCACCTAGTAGTAAAAGACCATGCTATAAGTAAAGAGTCTTTTATCATTTGTGAATGTACCAACTGTCAACTGTGGTTTACCAATCCTAGACCGGATGAGGAGAACATCCTCAAATATTATGATAAGCCTAACTATATCTCACATCAAAATAAAAGTAGAAATCTAACAGATATAGTGTATAATGTCATTAGAAAATATACACTTGAACAAAAATTAAACTGGCTAAACACTCGCATACCTAAAAAAGGCAGAATGTTAGATTATGGCTGTGGAGTAGGTTTATTTCCAAAAACTTGCCAAAAAAATGGTTGGGAAGCATATGGTATGGAACCCAACCAAAAAGCTGCCACCATAGCAAAGGTTGAAAACAATGTCAATATGATTCAAGATTTCAATGATTTACAGAAATTAAAGAAATTTGATGCCATTACCTTATTCCATGTATTGGAACACATACACAAGCTACATGAAACAATAGATGTTCTTTTAGGAAGATTAAAAAAAAGGGGATTACTCTTCCTAGCTGTTCCCAATAGAGATTCTTTAGACTCCGGTACTTTTAAAGAAGATTGGGCAGCCCTTGATGTGCCCAGACATTTATACCATTTTAATAAGCAATCAATGAACTTTTTTGTTGATCAACACCAATGCAGGGTAGTGGATACAATCCCTTTACCATTTGATAGTTACTATGTTTCTTTATTAAGTCACCAAGCCAAAGGACATAAAAACAAATACTTAAAAGCTATCAAATCAGGATATCAATCAAACAAACATGCTAAAACCAACGACAACAACTATTCAAGTTTGCTATTCGTGATTAAAAAGAAATGA
- a CDS encoding S1/P1 nuclease — MRKFILTSIAMGSIVFNSFGWGLTGHRVVGEIASYHLSKKAAKSIQDILGPESLAMVANWMDEIKSDPSYNYLNSWHYLTVKAGKGYDPSIQEKSGDAYGKTKMIIAALKNDALSQEDKKAYLKMLVHLVGDLHQPLHVGTGNDRGGNDVKVTYFNQNTNLHTVWDTKIIDGKNLSFTELSQHLNRRATKKLVSQYQSEGIDKWLIEAVELRPIIYDLPENNRLFYSYGFKTYPHIEERLLAGGIRLAGILNDIFS, encoded by the coding sequence ATGAGGAAATTCATTTTAACTTCCATCGCAATGGGCAGCATTGTGTTCAACTCATTTGGATGGGGACTAACAGGTCATAGGGTGGTAGGTGAAATTGCATCCTACCATCTAAGTAAAAAGGCCGCCAAAAGCATTCAGGATATTCTTGGTCCTGAATCCTTGGCTATGGTAGCCAATTGGATGGATGAGATAAAATCAGACCCATCCTACAACTACCTTAATTCGTGGCATTATTTGACGGTAAAAGCAGGAAAAGGCTATGATCCATCCATTCAGGAAAAGTCAGGTGACGCTTATGGCAAAACCAAAATGATAATTGCTGCCTTAAAAAATGATGCCCTCAGCCAGGAAGATAAAAAGGCATACCTTAAAATGCTTGTACACTTGGTAGGAGATCTGCATCAACCCTTACATGTCGGAACAGGAAATGACCGAGGTGGTAATGATGTAAAAGTAACCTATTTCAACCAAAACACCAATCTTCATACAGTTTGGGATACTAAGATAATAGATGGTAAAAATCTTAGTTTTACTGAATTATCTCAACATCTTAATCGGAGAGCCACCAAAAAATTGGTTTCACAATACCAATCTGAAGGAATTGACAAATGGCTGATAGAAGCCGTAGAGTTGAGACCTATAATATATGACCTACCTGAAAATAATCGATTGTTTTATTCTTATGGATTCAAAACCTATCCGCATATTGAGGAGCGTTTATTGGCAGGTGGTATACGATTGGCAGGTATTTTAAACGATATATTCAGTTAA
- a CDS encoding MarR family winged helix-turn-helix transcriptional regulator has product MKKEETIDYQIKSCWHSISRMYNQKANMEGITTSMGFVLINIDSKEGTAATKIAPQMGLESRSLTRLLKTMEEKGLIMKVQDQEDKRSVKVFLTEKGKQKKAAAVSTIKEFNHKVRESLSEDEIGSFFVTFKKINTVIDELHKS; this is encoded by the coding sequence ATGAAAAAGGAAGAAACCATAGATTATCAAATCAAGTCTTGTTGGCATTCCATCTCAAGAATGTACAATCAAAAAGCAAATATGGAAGGAATTACTACTTCCATGGGGTTTGTTTTGATCAATATAGATTCCAAGGAAGGAACTGCCGCGACTAAGATAGCACCTCAAATGGGCTTAGAGTCAAGAAGTCTGACAAGGTTATTGAAAACTATGGAGGAAAAAGGTCTAATAATGAAAGTCCAGGATCAAGAAGACAAACGATCTGTTAAAGTATTTTTAACAGAAAAAGGCAAACAAAAAAAGGCAGCTGCAGTAAGTACAATTAAAGAGTTTAACCACAAGGTTCGTGAAAGTCTAAGTGAGGATGAGATTGGTTCCTTTTTTGTTACATTTAAAAAGATTAATACAGTCATTGATGAACTCCATAAATCATAG
- the mnmG gene encoding tRNA uridine-5-carboxymethylaminomethyl(34) synthesis enzyme MnmG has product MFPIYDVIVVGAGHAGCEAAHAAAKMGSSVLLCTMNMNTIAQMSCNPAMGGVAKGQIIREIDALGGMSGIISDKSTIQFRMLNRSKGPAMWSPRSQNDRMRFAEEWRLALESTPNLDFWQEMVTGIVVKNGKVQGVKTSLGLEIKCKSIVLTNGTFLNGIIHIGEKKMGGGRTGESASKGITEDLINLGFESGRMKTGTPPRVDGRSLDYSLMEVQEGDTNPEKFSYSSKTSPVQKQRNCWITYTNKEVHETLETGFDRSPMFNGRIQGLGPRYCPSIEDKINRFAERERHQIFVEPEGWNTVEIYVNGFSTSLPEDVQYKALRKIKGFENAKMFRPGYAIEYDFFPPTQLNLTLETKLVENLYFAGQINGTTGYEEAAAQGLMAGINAHNKIQKKEAFVLKRSEAYIAVLIDDLINKGTEEPYRMFTSRAEFRLLLRQDNADLRLTPYGYDLGLANEKEYKQTQLKAEKTEELTKRLEKIRLSPNQINEGLEQLNTAVIKEKITVEKLIKRPNIGLNDIININEDLKEELKEYTSPVKEQTEILIKYKSYIDKERQMVEKINNLEDLKIPATIPYEEIKALSAEGRQKLGKIKPQTLGQASRISGVSPADMSILTIYLGR; this is encoded by the coding sequence ATGTTTCCAATATACGATGTAATAGTAGTAGGTGCAGGTCACGCAGGATGTGAAGCGGCACATGCAGCAGCAAAAATGGGTTCATCCGTTTTATTATGTACAATGAACATGAATACCATTGCTCAAATGTCCTGTAATCCTGCAATGGGTGGTGTAGCTAAGGGACAAATAATAAGAGAGATTGATGCCCTAGGGGGAATGTCCGGGATAATTTCTGATAAATCTACTATACAATTTAGAATGCTAAATCGTTCCAAAGGTCCGGCCATGTGGTCACCTAGGAGTCAAAACGACCGAATGCGTTTCGCAGAAGAGTGGAGATTAGCCTTAGAATCAACACCAAACCTCGATTTTTGGCAAGAGATGGTGACCGGTATAGTGGTTAAGAATGGAAAAGTTCAGGGTGTTAAAACAAGTCTTGGTTTAGAAATTAAGTGCAAATCAATCGTCTTGACCAATGGAACATTTTTAAATGGCATTATCCATATTGGAGAAAAGAAAATGGGAGGTGGTAGAACCGGTGAAAGTGCTTCCAAAGGAATTACCGAAGATCTAATAAATTTAGGTTTTGAATCAGGTAGGATGAAAACAGGGACACCACCAAGAGTAGATGGAAGAAGTTTAGACTATTCCTTAATGGAGGTACAGGAAGGGGATACCAATCCTGAGAAATTTTCTTATTCATCCAAAACAAGCCCTGTCCAAAAACAAAGAAACTGTTGGATTACATATACCAACAAAGAAGTACATGAAACTTTGGAAACCGGATTCGATAGATCACCGATGTTTAACGGAAGAATCCAAGGGCTAGGACCTAGGTATTGCCCTTCTATTGAAGATAAAATCAATCGTTTTGCAGAAAGAGAAAGGCATCAAATTTTTGTTGAACCTGAAGGGTGGAACACTGTAGAGATTTATGTCAATGGATTCTCAACTTCCTTGCCTGAAGATGTACAATATAAAGCATTAAGGAAGATAAAAGGTTTTGAGAATGCTAAAATGTTTCGACCGGGATATGCTATTGAATATGATTTCTTCCCCCCAACACAATTGAATTTAACCCTTGAAACAAAGCTTGTAGAAAATCTATACTTTGCCGGGCAAATCAATGGTACTACCGGTTACGAGGAAGCAGCTGCCCAGGGATTAATGGCCGGTATAAATGCTCACAATAAAATACAAAAAAAAGAAGCCTTTGTACTCAAGAGATCAGAAGCCTATATCGCAGTACTAATTGATGATCTTATTAATAAAGGTACAGAAGAACCTTATAGGATGTTTACATCCAGGGCTGAATTTAGACTACTGTTAAGACAGGATAATGCAGATTTAAGGCTAACTCCCTATGGCTACGATTTGGGACTTGCAAATGAAAAGGAATACAAGCAAACCCAATTGAAAGCAGAGAAAACAGAGGAACTTACAAAAAGACTTGAAAAAATAAGGTTATCGCCAAATCAAATTAACGAAGGTTTAGAGCAGCTAAATACCGCAGTAATTAAAGAAAAAATAACGGTAGAAAAACTTATCAAAAGACCAAATATTGGACTTAATGATATCATTAACATTAATGAAGACTTAAAAGAAGAATTAAAAGAATATACTTCACCCGTAAAAGAACAAACAGAAATACTAATTAAATACAAATCATATATTGACAAGGAAAGGCAAATGGTAGAAAAGATAAATAATTTAGAAGATCTTAAGATTCCTGCTACTATTCCCTATGAAGAAATCAAAGCCTTATCTGCCGAAGGAAGACAAAAACTTGGTAAAATTAAGCCACAAACACTAGGTCAAGCTTCAAGGATAAGTGGGGTTTCACCGGCAGATATGTCCATACTCACCATTTATTTAGGAAGATAA
- a CDS encoding M20 metallopeptidase family protein codes for MLKDKIHQLSDKYKSEIIELRRHLHANPELSFEETNTVAFVEEKLRSFGITHIEPKAETGLVVIIEGKNPEKKVIALRGDMDALPIVEANDVPYKSTNPGVMHACGHDVHTSSLLGTARILNELKDEFEGTIKLFFQPGEEKIPGGASMMIRDGALENPKPSAVIGQHVMPFIPVGKVGFRKGMYMASADELYLKVKGKGGHGAMPETLVDPVLISAHILVALQQVVSRKADPKTPSVLSFGKVIAEGATNVIPNEVNIEGTFRTLNEVWRKEAHSQMLKIANGIAEGMGGEVEFEIRKGYPFLKNEPELTQRAITAAEEYLGKENVLDIDIWMAAEDFSYYTQEIDGCFYRLGTRNEAKGIISSVHTPTFDIDEDALGISTGLMAYIALQELKQ; via the coding sequence ATGTTGAAAGATAAAATTCACCAACTTTCCGATAAATATAAATCGGAAATTATTGAGCTTAGGAGACATTTACATGCTAATCCTGAGTTATCCTTTGAGGAAACCAATACAGTAGCATTTGTTGAAGAGAAATTACGTTCCTTTGGCATTACTCATATAGAACCAAAAGCTGAAACAGGCTTAGTTGTTATTATTGAAGGCAAAAATCCCGAAAAGAAAGTAATTGCTTTGAGGGGAGACATGGATGCCCTTCCGATCGTAGAAGCCAATGATGTTCCATACAAGTCTACCAATCCGGGAGTAATGCATGCCTGTGGACATGATGTACATACTTCCTCTCTACTTGGCACGGCTCGAATATTAAACGAGTTAAAGGATGAATTTGAAGGTACAATAAAATTATTTTTCCAACCCGGAGAAGAAAAAATTCCTGGAGGTGCTTCTATGATGATCAGAGATGGCGCTCTTGAAAATCCAAAGCCTTCAGCTGTAATAGGACAACACGTTATGCCTTTTATTCCCGTTGGGAAAGTCGGTTTTCGCAAGGGAATGTACATGGCAAGTGCTGATGAACTTTATCTTAAAGTAAAAGGAAAAGGGGGTCATGGAGCAATGCCTGAAACACTTGTGGATCCGGTTTTAATTAGTGCACATATATTGGTGGCTTTACAGCAGGTAGTGAGTAGAAAAGCAGACCCAAAAACGCCTTCAGTTCTTTCTTTCGGTAAGGTCATTGCCGAAGGTGCAACGAATGTAATCCCCAATGAAGTAAATATTGAAGGTACTTTTAGAACCTTGAATGAAGTTTGGCGAAAAGAGGCTCATTCCCAGATGCTAAAAATAGCCAATGGGATTGCCGAAGGCATGGGTGGAGAGGTAGAATTTGAAATTAGAAAGGGTTATCCTTTTCTAAAAAATGAGCCGGAACTTACTCAAAGAGCCATTACAGCTGCTGAAGAATACCTTGGTAAAGAAAATGTTTTGGACATAGACATTTGGATGGCTGCAGAAGACTTTTCTTATTACACCCAAGAGATAGACGGTTGCTTTTACAGGTTAGGAACAAGAAATGAAGCAAAAGGAATCATATCAAGCGTCCATACACCGACCTTTGATATTGATGAGGATGCTCTAGGCATCAGCACCGGATTAATGGCTTATATTGCATTACAAGAATTAAAGCAGTGA
- a CDS encoding Ig-like domain-containing domain has product MKNNFNIFYLVIIATLLGACAKQSSPMGGPKDEDPPILLSSDPKNESINIKPDKLDLEFNEYVELENPTQSIIITPKIDKDKVEYTALKDHVIIDLNQELEDSTTYVFNFQKSIQDITEGNPAEQLKLVFSTGETIDSLSVSGKVDYWFSEDKPDYKDILVGLYINEDTTDLFTSAPYYIAQVDTAGKYEITNIKAGIFRAYAWYDENNSLKAEHRSEPYGFLSEPLEVNKNIENLQINLNRADLSALKINRTSSTSGKFDVILSKELANYKVFHQDKNTKLFFRKKDNNIRFYHTELINDSTQVRLQLMDSVGVKVDSTFYAKFEESDRSKEKLEVSSIGEAKFIDTIQAKLSFNKPILNINYDSLYVAYDTASKITIHRDMVSFADSTGSRTILNLTIPINDSIPYEKYKLIALDSTFQDVELLWNEEAFETTFNRLKKDNLGDEISGKVQTDEGPIIIQLLDKNNNVVQEKYLTETNQFSFTKLEATNYKLRAIIDRNKNKAWDPGNINFNIQPEPVYFYYDEESRSKELILRGGWTLQDQIIPKRRETGLLINNNSIEIYEIDEIPLSILEIREEDLISN; this is encoded by the coding sequence ATGAAAAATAATTTCAATATATTCTATTTGGTTATTATCGCAACTCTTTTAGGAGCTTGCGCCAAGCAAAGTTCGCCTATGGGAGGGCCTAAAGATGAAGATCCACCAATATTATTGTCATCTGATCCAAAAAATGAAAGTATAAATATAAAACCCGATAAATTAGACTTAGAATTTAATGAGTATGTAGAACTCGAAAATCCAACACAATCGATTATTATCACACCAAAAATAGATAAAGACAAGGTAGAATACACAGCTCTAAAGGACCATGTAATTATAGACTTAAATCAAGAATTGGAAGATAGTACAACTTATGTATTTAATTTTCAAAAAAGTATACAGGATATTACAGAAGGTAATCCGGCCGAACAATTAAAGCTTGTCTTCTCTACAGGAGAAACCATAGACAGTTTATCAGTTTCAGGAAAAGTTGATTATTGGTTTTCAGAAGATAAACCTGATTACAAGGATATTTTGGTCGGTTTATATATCAATGAAGACACCACAGATCTATTTACTTCAGCCCCATATTATATAGCACAGGTTGATACAGCTGGAAAATACGAAATAACAAATATAAAAGCAGGCATTTTTCGGGCTTATGCTTGGTATGATGAAAACAATTCTTTGAAGGCAGAACATCGAAGCGAACCATATGGCTTTTTATCTGAACCCTTAGAAGTAAATAAAAATATCGAAAATCTACAAATTAATTTAAATCGTGCGGATTTAAGTGCTCTAAAGATCAATAGAACATCAAGCACTAGTGGAAAATTTGATGTCATCCTGAGCAAAGAATTAGCCAATTATAAAGTATTTCACCAAGACAAAAACACCAAGCTGTTTTTCCGTAAAAAAGACAATAACATCAGATTCTATCATACAGAGCTAATCAACGACAGCACACAGGTACGTCTACAATTAATGGATTCAGTAGGGGTAAAGGTTGATAGTACCTTCTATGCAAAATTTGAAGAAAGTGATAGAAGTAAAGAAAAGCTTGAAGTTTCATCTATTGGAGAAGCAAAATTCATAGATACTATTCAAGCAAAACTATCCTTTAATAAACCAATTCTAAATATTAATTATGACTCCTTATATGTAGCCTATGATACTGCTAGTAAGATTACCATCCATCGGGATATGGTATCATTTGCAGATAGCACAGGAAGTAGGACAATTCTAAACCTAACAATACCAATAAACGATTCAATTCCATATGAGAAATATAAACTAATTGCACTTGATTCTACCTTTCAAGATGTGGAATTGCTATGGAATGAGGAAGCATTTGAAACTACTTTCAACAGGCTAAAAAAGGATAACTTGGGTGATGAAATAAGTGGTAAAGTACAAACAGATGAAGGGCCTATCATTATTCAATTGCTTGACAAGAACAACAATGTAGTGCAAGAAAAATACCTTACGGAAACCAACCAATTTTCCTTTACAAAACTAGAAGCAACCAATTATAAATTAAGAGCCATCATTGACCGCAACAAGAATAAAGCTTGGGACCCTGGCAATATCAACTTTAACATACAACCTGAACCGGTCTATTTTTATTATGATGAAGAAAGCAGGAGTAAAGAGCTAATTTTAAGAGGGGGATGGACCTTACAAGACCAAATTATTCCCAAAAGAAGAGAAACAGGTTTACTTATTAACAATAATAGTATTGAAATTTATGAAATTGATGAAATTCCCCTTAGTATTTTAGAAATTCGGGAAGAAGATTTAATAAGTAATTGA
- a CDS encoding exodeoxyribonuclease III has translation MKIISYNVNGIRAALKKGFAEWLEMENPDIIGLQEVKSMENQIDISIFEDLGYHIYWNPAVKKGYSGVAILSKQKPIHIERGIGIQAYDDEGRAIRADYEDFSFLCTYFPSGTTGGIRQDFKYAFLDDIYGYAQDLIKEKPNLMISGDYNICHKAIDIHNPILNKNTSGFLPEERAWMDKFTSAGFDDSFRLLNKEAHQYSWWSYRANARANNKGWRIDYHMTTPSISAKVKDVRILHEIIHSDHCPIVVEI, from the coding sequence ATGAAAATAATATCCTATAATGTAAATGGTATACGGGCAGCGCTAAAAAAAGGCTTTGCTGAATGGCTAGAAATGGAAAACCCTGATATAATAGGGCTACAGGAGGTGAAATCAATGGAAAACCAGATCGACATTTCTATATTCGAAGATCTTGGTTACCATATTTATTGGAATCCGGCAGTAAAAAAAGGGTACAGTGGAGTGGCAATATTAAGTAAGCAAAAGCCTATACATATTGAAAGGGGTATAGGAATACAAGCCTATGATGATGAAGGAAGAGCCATTCGTGCTGATTACGAAGATTTCTCGTTTCTTTGCACCTATTTTCCTTCAGGAACAACCGGAGGCATAAGACAAGACTTTAAATATGCCTTCTTAGATGATATCTACGGATACGCACAGGATTTAATAAAGGAAAAGCCAAACCTAATGATAAGTGGTGATTATAACATATGCCACAAAGCCATAGACATCCATAATCCAATTTTAAATAAAAACACCTCAGGATTTCTTCCTGAAGAAAGAGCTTGGATGGATAAATTTACATCCGCAGGATTTGACGATAGTTTCCGGCTTTTAAATAAAGAAGCCCATCAATACAGTTGGTGGAGCTACAGAGCCAATGCTAGAGCAAACAATAAAGGTTGGAGAATAGATTATCACATGACAACACCATCTATTAGCGCAAAGGTAAAAGATGTACGTATTTTACATGAAATCATTCATTCTGACCATTGCCCTATAGTAGTTGAGATTTAG
- a CDS encoding ComF family protein, translating to MRFNYWTDFLSLVFPETCCLCNRSLFPFENELCKICIAALPVTNYHLVSEDNDLKTKLLGLAPVVKVMAYLRFSKKGLSQNLLHQIKYKNKPALARLVGLQYGFLLKEAGFDDNWTEIVPVPLHRRKREIRGYNQSEQFGHGIAEALGIKCKRLLLRNQATETQTNKSRIDRWKNVSEVFEALNGDDIRGKRILLVDDVLTTGATLASCAHALFKYQPEQIDLAVLAAGD from the coding sequence ATGCGTTTCAATTATTGGACAGATTTTTTATCTCTGGTATTTCCCGAAACTTGCTGTTTGTGTAACAGAAGCCTATTTCCATTTGAGAACGAACTTTGCAAAATTTGTATTGCTGCATTGCCTGTAACTAATTACCATCTTGTATCGGAGGATAACGATTTGAAGACTAAATTGCTTGGCTTGGCACCTGTTGTAAAAGTGATGGCCTATTTACGCTTTTCGAAAAAAGGATTAAGTCAAAACCTGCTACACCAGATAAAGTATAAAAATAAACCTGCCTTGGCCAGGCTTGTGGGTCTTCAGTATGGATTTTTATTGAAAGAGGCAGGTTTTGATGACAATTGGACGGAGATAGTACCTGTTCCCTTGCATCGTAGGAAAAGAGAGATAAGAGGCTATAATCAAAGCGAACAATTTGGTCACGGAATCGCAGAAGCTTTAGGAATAAAATGCAAGCGCTTATTGTTGAGAAATCAAGCGACAGAAACCCAAACCAACAAATCAAGAATTGACCGATGGAAAAATGTTTCTGAGGTATTTGAGGCCTTGAATGGAGATGATATTAGAGGAAAAAGGATACTTTTAGTGGATGATGTGTTAACAACAGGAGCCACTTTGGCCTCCTGTGCACATGCCTTATTTAAATATCAACCTGAACAAATAGATTTGGCCGTCTTGGCTGCAGGTGATTGA
- the ybeY gene encoding rRNA maturation RNase YbeY — protein MAINFFEEEIKSSLTKKRMTKQWLKLIAEEKGYKVQDLNYIFCSDEYLLNINIQYLNHDTYTDIVTFDQSEYENEIEGDIYISIDRVRENSKTLQTNYNEELLRVLAHGLLHLCGLKDKTEEEKNEMRIEEEKALHLFLNITVPRGTVD, from the coding sequence ATGGCAATAAATTTCTTTGAAGAAGAAATCAAATCTTCCTTAACTAAAAAAAGGATGACCAAGCAATGGTTAAAACTAATTGCAGAGGAAAAGGGGTATAAGGTGCAGGATCTCAATTACATCTTTTGCTCAGATGAATACCTATTGAATATAAATATTCAATACCTTAACCATGATACATACACAGACATTGTCACATTTGACCAATCAGAATACGAAAACGAAATAGAAGGCGATATCTACATTAGCATAGACAGGGTTAGAGAAAACTCCAAAACCCTACAAACAAATTACAATGAGGAATTATTAAGGGTTCTGGCTCATGGTCTTTTACACCTATGTGGCCTAAAAGATAAAACAGAAGAAGAAAAGAATGAAATGAGAATAGAAGAAGAGAAAGCACTTCACTTATTTCTAAACATTACTGTTCCACGTGGAACAGTAGATTAA